In Hyalangium ruber, the genomic stretch GGGCGTTGTCGGGTGGGCAGGCGCTCTGTGTCTTCCGGGCACTGGGGGAGCCGACCGGCTTTGCCCTGGAAGGCCCACTCACGGAGCAACGGGAAGCCCGGGTAGGAGACATCCTTACGGTCCGGCTACCGCCGCACCCACCGGGGAGTGTCCGGGTGGAGGTCTGGGGCGCGGGCCGGCTCCGGCCGGATGGCATTACGGTCGAGTTGGTGGAGGAAGGAGCGGTGCAGGTCGAGGTGTGGGTCCTCGCGCCGGGGAGGCTCTTCGGCTCGGAGTGGAAGCCCTGGATCGTCCCGAGCCCGGTGCGCGTGCTGCCGCGAGGCTCGGGCATCTGATAGAGGACGCGGCGGCCGTCCATGCGCCTCCTGTACATCCTCGCCAGCTACGTGCTCTTCGCGGTCCTGTTCCCGGTGCTCTCGGTGTACCGGAAGACGCGCCATGGGCTGGGACAGCGACTGGGCTTCTACGCGCCGGGGACGCTCCCGGAGGGCCCTGGGCCGTTGCTCTGGTTGCACGGGGCGAGCGCGGGAGACCTGCTGGCGCTCTCGCCCATGTTTGGCCCGTTGCGGGAGCGCTTCCCAGGCTGTCGGATCCTGCTCTCGACGACGACGAACACGGGCTACTTGATGGCGAAGGATCGGCTGGCGAAACAGGTCGATGGGGTGGTGTACGCGCCCTACGATCTCTGGGGAGCCACGCGCCGGGCGGTGCGAGCGATCCGGCCGAACATGCTGGTGCTGGAGTACACGGAGATCTGGCCCAACCTCATCCGGGCGGCGAAGCGGAGCGGGGCACGCGTGGCGCTGACGAACGGGCGCTTCTCGCCGAAGAACGAGGGGAAGTACCGGTGGTTCTTCGCGCTGATCGGCAATCCGCTGAGGGACATGGACCTGTTCCTGATGCGGCTGGAGGAGGAAGCCGAGCGAGCGAGGAGCCTGGGAGCGCCCGCGGAGCGGGTCTGGGTGACGGGCAACACGAAGTTCGACGCGCTCGCGGCGGGGCCGGCGAAGGAGGACGAAGCGCTGCGGCGTGCGCTGGGACTGGCCGAGGGAGCGCGGGTGCTGATGGCGGGCAGCACGCACGAGGGGGAGGAGGAGCACCTGCTGTCGGTGTACCAGCGCCTGCTCCCGGCCCACCCAGAGCTGAGATTGGTGATCGCACCGCGCTATATCGACCGGGCGAGTCGCATCCAGGCCCTGGCCCGGGAGGCAGGGCTGACGGTAGGGCTGCGCTCGCAGGAGAACCGAGAGGGCGGACAGGTGGTGGTGCTCGACACGATCGGAGAGCTGGGGAGGGCCTACCGGTTGGCGACGTTGGTGTTCGTGGGAGGCTCGTTCACGAAGCGAGGAGGACAGAACATCCTGGAGCCAGCGGGGCAGGGCAAGCCGGTGCTTTTCGGTCCACACATGGACAACTTCCGCGACAGCGTGCAGGTGTTGGAGGGGCGAGGAGGCATCCAGGTGAAGGACGCGGAGGAGCTCTTCGCCCGGGTGTCTGAGCTGCTGGCCCAGCCGGACAGGTTGACCGCGCTGGGAGCGCAGGCACGAGCGACGGTGGGGCAGATCTCCGGGGCGAGCCGCAGGAACGTGGAGCACATGGCCGGGCTCTTCGAGAAGAACCCATGACCCTGGTCATCCACCCGCACTTCCACCGGCGTTACACGGGCATCACGCGCCACGTGGAGAGCGTGGTGCCGGAGCTGGCGCGAGAGCTGGAGACGCGGACCATCGGCTCCCATCTCGGGCCGTCGCTGCCACGGATCCGCTGGGGCGAACTGCTCGGGCGGCTGCGTCGCGAACCCGTGGTCTGGCACGCGCACCGTAACAACGAGCTGTTGGTGGGGATGCTGCTGCGGCTGCTGGGGGTGCGGATGAAGCTGGTCTTCACGCGGCACACGTCCAGGGAGCCGA encodes the following:
- a CDS encoding 3-deoxy-D-manno-octulosonic acid transferase; translation: MRLLYILASYVLFAVLFPVLSVYRKTRHGLGQRLGFYAPGTLPEGPGPLLWLHGASAGDLLALSPMFGPLRERFPGCRILLSTTTNTGYLMAKDRLAKQVDGVVYAPYDLWGATRRAVRAIRPNMLVLEYTEIWPNLIRAAKRSGARVALTNGRFSPKNEGKYRWFFALIGNPLRDMDLFLMRLEEEAERARSLGAPAERVWVTGNTKFDALAAGPAKEDEALRRALGLAEGARVLMAGSTHEGEEEHLLSVYQRLLPAHPELRLVIAPRYIDRASRIQALAREAGLTVGLRSQENREGGQVVVLDTIGELGRAYRLATLVFVGGSFTKRGGQNILEPAGQGKPVLFGPHMDNFRDSVQVLEGRGGIQVKDAEELFARVSELLAQPDRLTALGAQARATVGQISGASRRNVEHMAGLFEKNP